In one Sebastes umbrosus isolate fSebUmb1 chromosome 13, fSebUmb1.pri, whole genome shotgun sequence genomic region, the following are encoded:
- the evx2 gene encoding homeobox even-skipped homolog protein 2, whose product MMERIRKEMILMERGLHSPVAGKRLADAPGNSVLEALENSQHSGRLSPRITSASLHGNLGDIPTKSKFEIDSLFGTHHNSENTSSAEISSSESRKKMSLYSEVSPDSDINSDVEVGCPSHRSPSQHKENNKGFSDSGSSNISSNSLQNMNGNSSGGSNNSNSDQVRRYRTAFTREQIGRLEKEFYRENYVSRPRRCELAAALNLPETTIKVWFQNRRMKDKRQRLAMSWPHPADPSFYTYMMTHAAATGSLPYPFHSHMPLHYYPHVGVTAAAAAAAASGAASSPFATSIRPLDTFRALSHPYSRPELLCSFRHPGLYQSPAGLNSSAAAAAAAAAAAAAVSGAPSAAGPCSCLSCHSSQAASALQGARSASADFTCTASGQRSESGFLPYSAAVLSKTSVPSPDPREESSLNR is encoded by the exons ATGATGGAGAGGATAAGAAAAGAGATGATATTGATGGAGAGAGGTCTGCACAGTCCTGTCGCAGGCAAGAGGCTCGCAGACGCGCCTGGGAACTCAGTGCTGGAGGCCCTGGAAAACTCTCAGCACAGCGGACGACTCAGTCCGAGAATAACTTCGGCTTCTCTCCATGGAAATCTGGGGGACATCCCGACCAAAAGCAAATTTGAAATTGACAGTCTTTTCGGCACGCACCACAACAGTGAAAACACTTCTTCGGCGGAGATTTCCTCGTCAGAGAGCAGGAAGAAAATGAGCCTTTACTCCGAAGTTTCGCCAGATTCAGATATTAACAGTGATGTGGAGGTGGGATGCCCTTCGCACCGCTCACCGAGCCAGCACAAGGAAAACAACAAAG gtttttcagATTCTGGCTCTTCCAACATCAGCTCCAACTCCCTCCAGAATATGAACGGTAATTCATCGGGAGGCTCAAACAATTCAAATAGCGACCAAGTGAGAAGATATCGGACTGCTTTTACCAGAGAACAAATCGGACGACTGGAAAAAGAGTTTTACCGGGAAAATTACGTTTCGAGACCGAGGAGATGTGAACTAGCCGCAGCGCTGAATCTGCCCGAGACTACCATTAAG gtgtggTTTCAGAACAGGCGGATGAAGGATAAGAGGCAACGCTTGGCGATGTCCTGGCCTCATCCAGCAGACCCCAGCTTCTACACCTACATGATGACGCACGCGGCAGCTACAGGAAGTCTACCTTACCCTTTCCACTCGCACATGCCTCTACACTACTACCCGCACGTCGGCGTCACCGCAGCAGCGGCCGCCGCAGCAGCGTCGGGGGCCGCCTCGTCACCTTTCGCCACTTCCATCCGGCCCCTCGACACCTTCCGGGCCCTCTCGCACCCGTACTCGCGGCCGGAGCTCCTGTGCAGCTTCAGGCACCCGGGACTCTACCAGTCGCCCGCAGGCCTCAATAGTTCAGCGGCGGCTGCGGCGGCGGCTGCGGCAGCGGCAGCGGCGGTGAGCGGCGCGCCGTCCGCCGCGGGGCCGTGCTCGTGCCTCAGCTGTCACAGCAGCCAAGCGGCCAGCGCGCTGCAGGGCGCAAGGAGCGCCAGCGCGGACTTTACCTGCACAGCTTCCGGGCAAAGATCCGAGAGTGGATTTCTGCCCTATTCTGCTGCTGTTCTTAGCAAGACCTCAGTACCGTCACCAGACCCACGAGAAGAAAGTTCACTTAACAGATAA